AACTTCGGCGGCGCGCTTTTGACAGGTTCGCAGTCGGACTGCAAGGCGGCGTGCGACGCGTTTGCCGCGGCGGTGATGGACGTTGCGAATCACCCGATTGTCATCCGGCGCTGACGAGAGTAAGGAAGGGATCGCCAAATGGAGATTACGGCTCTGGGCATGATCGAAACGAGCGGGCTGCTGTCCGCCATCGAAGCGGCGGACGCGGGCCTCAAGGCGGCGGACGTCCGGCTGCTCGGCACGGATTATGTGCGCGGCGGTCTGGTCATGGTTCGCTTTGAGGGCGAGGTGGCGGCCGTGCAGGCGGCGGTGGACGCGGGCACCATGTCCGCGCAGCGCGTGGGCAATGTGGTCAGCTCCCATGTGATTCCCCGCGCCATGCCGGAGGTTTTCTGCATGCTGGCAAGCGACGTGGGGGCGGGGCCGGCCAGGATGCATAACGACGGGTGCGCCAACTG
This window of the Candidatus Hydrogenedentota bacterium genome carries:
- a CDS encoding BMC domain-containing protein; this translates as MEITALGMIETSGLLSAIEAADAGLKAADVRLLGTDYVRGGLVMVRFEGEVAAVQAAVDAGTMSAQRVGNVVSSHVIPRAMPEVFCMLASDVGAGPARMHNDGCANCGGCEGGMREMRACARAGQKAEPAAEAERRPPETGEDATPFPEELKTWKVLALRSFARKLPGFEMKASEIRYANKEQLLDALQA